A stretch of the Onychomys torridus chromosome 23, mOncTor1.1, whole genome shotgun sequence genome encodes the following:
- the LOC118573473 gene encoding UDP-glucuronosyltransferase 1-2 isoform X3, with product MAVGLQVSLQGLSGLLLLLCSLPWAKGGKVLVFPMEGSHWLSMRDVTKELHARGHQIVVLAPDVTLHIKGEDFFTLKTYAFPYTNEEYQENILGNAKKAFETQHTVKLFFESVAALRNFSELYANSCVALLYNKTLIQQLNSSFFDVILTDPIFPCGAVLAKYLQIPAVFFLRSLPCDIDDEATQCPNPSSYVPRLLTTFSDHMSFLQRVKNMLYPLTLKYICHISFSPYESLASELLQREVSLVEVLSHASVWLFRGDFVLNYPRPIMPNMVFIGGINCANRKPLHQEFEAYVNASGEHGIVVFSLGSMVSEIPEKKAMEIAEALGRIPQTVLWRYTGPRPSNLAKNTILVKWLPQNDLLGHPKARAFITHSGSHGIYEGICNGVPMVMMPLFGDQMDNAKRMETRGAGITLNVLEMTADDLENALKAVINDKSYKENIMRLSRLHKDRPIEPLDLAVFWVEYVMRNKGAPHLRPAAHDLTWYQYHSLDVIGFLLAIVLTVVFIVFKCCAYGCRKCFGKKGRVKKSHKSKTH from the exons GTGCTGGTGTTTCCAATGGAGGGCAGCCACTGGCTGAGCATGAGGGATGTCACTAAGGAGCTCCACGCCCGAGGCCACCAGATTGTGGTCCTGGCTCCAGATGTGACTCTTCACATCAAAGGAGAGGACTTCTTCACCCTCAAAACCTATGCCTTTCCATACACCAATGAAGAATATCAGGAAAACATACTGGGAAATGCAAAGAAGGCCTTTGAAACACAACATACTGTGAAGTTGTTTTTTGAAAGTGTGGCAGCTCTAAGAAATTTTTCAGAACTCTATGCAAATTCTTGTGTAGCACTGCTGTATAATAAGACTCTGATCCAGCAACTGAATTCCAGTTTCTTCGATGTGATCTTAACGGACCCCATTTTTCCCTGTGGGGCAGTGCTGGCCAAGTACCTACAGATTCCTGCTGTGTTTTTTCTGCGCTCCCTTCCCTGTGACATAGACGATGAGGCCACACAGTGTCCAAACCCTTCTTCATATGTTCCAAGGCTACTCACAACATTTTCGGACCACATGAGCTTCCTGCAAAGAGTCAAGAACATGCTGTACCCTCTGACCTTGAAGTACATTTGCCATATCTCATTCTCTCCCTATGAAAGTCTTGCCTCTGAGCTTTTGCAGAGAGAGGTGTCCTTGGTGGAGGTTCTCAGTCATGCATCAGTGTGGCTGTTCCGAGGGGACTTTGTGTTAAACTACCCCAGGCCCATCATGCCTAACATGGTCTTCATTGGGGGCATAAACTGTGCCAACAGGAAGCCACTCCATCAG gAATTCGAAGCCTATGTCAACGCCTCTGGAGAGCATGGCATCGTGGTTTTCTCTTTGGGATCCATGGTCTCGGAGATTCCGGAGAAGAAAGCTATGGAAATTGCTGAGGCTTTAGGCAGAATTCCTCAGACT GTCCTATGGCGCTACACTGGACCTAGACCATCCAATCTTGCAAAGAACACAATACTTGTCAAATGGCTACCCCAAAATGATCTGCTCG GTCATCCAAAGGCTCGTGCGTTCATCACACACTCTGGCTCCCATGGTATTTATGAAGGAATATGCAATGGCGTTCCCATGGTGATGATGCCCTTGTTTGGCGATCAGATGGACAATGCCAAGCGCATGGAAACTCGGGGAGCTGGGATCACCCTGAATGTCCTTGAAATGACTGCTGATGATTTGGAAAATGCCCTAAAAGCGGTCATCAATGACAAGAG CTACAAGGAGAACATCATGCGTCTCTCCAGGCTTCACAAGGACCGTCCTATAGAGCCTCTGGACCTGGCTGTGTTCTGGGTGGAGTATGTGATGAGGAACAAAGGGGCACCACACCTGCGTCCAGCCGCCCATGACCTCACCTGGTACCAATACCATTCCTTAGATGTGATCGGCTTCCTCCTGGCCATCGTGTTGACAGTGGTCTTCATTGTCTTTAAGTGCTGTGCCTATGGCTGCCGAAAATGCTTTGGGAAAAAAGGACGAGTTAAGAAATCACACAAATCCAAGACCCACTGA
- the Dnajb3 gene encoding dnaJ homolog subfamily B member 3 translates to MVDYYEVLGVPRQASAEAIRKAYRKLALKWHPDKNPEHKEEAERRFKQVAQAYEVLSDARKREVYDRCGEVGEVGGGGAAGSPFQDAFQYVFSFRDPAEVFREFFGGRDPFSFDFFGDPFENFFGERRSTRGSRSRGAVPFSTSFTHFPTFGGGFASLDTGFTSFGSPCNSGVSSFSMSCGGGAAGNFKSVSTSTEIVNGKKITTKRIVENGQERVEVEEDGELKSLIINGKEQLLRIDTE, encoded by the coding sequence ATGGTGGACTACTACGAGGTGCTGGGCGTGCCGCGGCAGGCCTCGGCCGAGGCCATCCGCAAGGCGTACCGTAAGCTAGCGCTCAAGTGGCACCCGGACAAGAACCCTGAGCACAAGGAGGAGGCCGAGAGGCGGTTCAAGCAGGTGGCGCAGGCCTACGAGGTCCTCTCGGACGCCCGCAAGCGAGAGGTGTACGACCGCTGCGGCGAGGTGGGCGAGgtgggcggcggcggcgcggccgGCAGCCCGTTCCAGGACGCCTTCCAGTACGTCTTCTCCTTCCGAGACCCCGCCGAGGTCTTCAGGGAGTTCTTCGGGGGCCGCGACCCCTTCTCGTTCGACTTCTTCGGAGACCCGTTTGAGAACTTCTTTGGGGAACGGAGGAGCACCCGAGGAAGCCGAAGCCGCGGGGCCGTACCCTTCTCGACCTCCTTCACCCACTTCCCAACCTTCGGGGGTGGCTTTGCTTCCTTAGACACCGGATTCACATCCTTTGGTTCTCCGTGCAACTCGGGAGTTTCCTCTTTCTCCATGTCCTGCGGCGGGGGCGCGGCAGGCAACTTCAAGTCGGTGTCGACCTCCACCGAAATAGTTAATGGCAAAAAAATCACCACCAAGAGAATCGTTGAGAATGGCCAAGAAAGAGTGGAAGTGGAAGAAGACGGAGAGTTGAAATCCCTGATAATTAACGGCAAAGAGCAGTTGCTTCGCATCGATACTGAGTAA
- the LOC118573473 gene encoding UDP-glucuronosyltransferase 1A1 isoform X2, which translates to MTMVCWGSHLLLLLPGLLICMFGPSVSHAGKLLLFPMDGSHWLSMLGVTRQLQQKGHEIVVIAPEASLYIKEEPFYTFKKYPVPFKKENLTATFVELGHSVFEQDPFLLRLVKTYKKVKRDSAMLLAGCSYLLHNAEFMASLEESHFDALLTDPFLPCGSIVAQLLALPAVFFLNSLPCSLDSEATQCPTPLSYVPKSMSVSSDHMNFLQRVKNMLIALSGNFLCNVVYSPYASLATEILQKEVTVKDLLSSASIWLMRNDFVRDYPRPIMPNMVFIGGINCLQKKPLSQEFEAYVNASGEHGIVVFSLGSMVSEIPEKKAMEIAEALGRIPQTVLWRYTGPRPSNLAKNTILVKWLPQNDLLGHPKARAFITHSGSHGIYEGICNGVPMVMMPLFGDQMDNAKRMETRGAGITLNVLEMTADDLENALKAVINDKSYKENIMRLSRLHKDRPIEPLDLAVFWVEYVMRNKGAPHLRPAAHDLTWYQYHSLDVIGFLLAIVLTVVFIVFKCCAYGCRKCFGKKGRVKKSHKSKTH; encoded by the exons ATGACTATGGTGTGCTGGGGCTCTCATTTGCTTCTGCTTCTCCCGGGCCTTCTGATATGTATGTTTGGCCCCTCTGTGTCCCATGCTGGGAAGCTGTTATTGTTCCCTATGGATGGCAGCCACTGGCTCAGCATGCTTGGAGTTACTCGGCAGCTCCAGCAGAAGGGGCATGAGATAGTGGTCATAGCACCCGAAGCCTCACTGTACATAAAAGAAGAACCATTTTACACTTTCAAGAAGTACCCTGTGCCATTCAAGAAGGAAAACTTGACCGCTACCTTTGTGGAACTTGGACATAGTGTCTTTGAGCAAGATCCTTTCCTGCTACGTTTGGTCAAAACATACAAGAAAGTCAAAAGGGACTCTGCTATGCTCCTGGCTGGCTGCTCGTACCTACTGCACAATGCTGAGTTTATGGCCTCTCTGGAAGAAAGCCACTTTGATGCTCTGCTAACAGATCCTTTCCTTCCTTGCGGCTCCATTGTGGCCCagctcctggctctgcctgctgtaTTCTTCTTGAATTCATTGCCATGCAGCCTGGATTCAGAAGCTACCCAGTGCCCCACTCCTCTGTCCTACGTGCCCAAGAGTATGTCTGTAAGCTCAGATCACATGAACTTCCTGCAGCGAGTGAAGAACATGCTCATTGCTTTGTCAGGGAACTTTCTATGCAATGTGGTTTATTCTCCCTATGCATCACTTGCCACAGAGATCTTACAGAAAGAGGTGACGGTCAAGGACCTTCTGAGCTCTGCATCTATCTGGCTGATGAGAAATGACTTTGTGAGAGATTACCCCAGGCCCATCATGCCCAACATGGTTTTTATTGGTGGGATAAACTGTCTTCAGAAAAAGCCTTTATCCCAG gAATTCGAAGCCTATGTCAACGCCTCTGGAGAGCATGGCATCGTGGTTTTCTCTTTGGGATCCATGGTCTCGGAGATTCCGGAGAAGAAAGCTATGGAAATTGCTGAGGCTTTAGGCAGAATTCCTCAGACT GTCCTATGGCGCTACACTGGACCTAGACCATCCAATCTTGCAAAGAACACAATACTTGTCAAATGGCTACCCCAAAATGATCTGCTCG GTCATCCAAAGGCTCGTGCGTTCATCACACACTCTGGCTCCCATGGTATTTATGAAGGAATATGCAATGGCGTTCCCATGGTGATGATGCCCTTGTTTGGCGATCAGATGGACAATGCCAAGCGCATGGAAACTCGGGGAGCTGGGATCACCCTGAATGTCCTTGAAATGACTGCTGATGATTTGGAAAATGCCCTAAAAGCGGTCATCAATGACAAGAG CTACAAGGAGAACATCATGCGTCTCTCCAGGCTTCACAAGGACCGTCCTATAGAGCCTCTGGACCTGGCTGTGTTCTGGGTGGAGTATGTGATGAGGAACAAAGGGGCACCACACCTGCGTCCAGCCGCCCATGACCTCACCTGGTACCAATACCATTCCTTAGATGTGATCGGCTTCCTCCTGGCCATCGTGTTGACAGTGGTCTTCATTGTCTTTAAGTGCTGTGCCTATGGCTGCCGAAAATGCTTTGGGAAAAAAGGACGAGTTAAGAAATCACACAAATCCAAGACCCACTGA